Proteins co-encoded in one Pleurodeles waltl isolate 20211129_DDA chromosome 2_2, aPleWal1.hap1.20221129, whole genome shotgun sequence genomic window:
- the LOC138278852 gene encoding axoneme-associated protein mst101(2)-like has product MKVQKRFSARYGKKQAQKCLDARYCKKQLQKRFHTRYCKKKVHKHLNTKYCKKKVQKRLNARYDKKQAQKCLDARYCKKRVQKRFHTRYCKKKVHKHLNTKYCKKKVQKRLNARYDKKQAQKRLDARYCKKQVQKRFHTRYCQMKVQKRFNARYDKKQAQKCLDARYCKKQVQKRFHTRYCKKKVHKHLNTKYCKKKVQKRLNARYRKKQVQKRFDARYSKKQAQKCLDARYCKKQVQKRFHTRYCKKKVHKHLNTKYCKKKVQKRLNARYRKKQVQKRFDARYSKKQAQKCLDARYCKKRVQNRFHTRYCQMKVQKRFNARYGKKQAQKCLDARYCKKRVQKRFHTRYCKKKVHKHLNTKYCKKKVQKRLNARYRKKQVQKRFDARYSKKQAQKCLDARYCKKRVQKRFHTRYCQMKVQKRFNARYGKKQAQKCLDARYCKKRVQKRFHTRYCQMKVQKRFNARYGKKQAQKCLDARYCKKRVQKRFHTRYCKKKVHKHLNTKYCKKKVQKRLNARYRKKQVQKRFDARYSKKQVQKRLDASYCKKRVQKRLDARYRKKKVHKHLNTKYCKKKVQKRLNARYRKKQVQKRFDARYSKKQVQKRLDARYCKKRVQKRLDARYCKKQVQKCFDARYGMKQVQKCLDARYCKKKAQKLFDARYSEKQVQKRLNARYRKMQVQNCFDARYREKQVQKHLDARLSGIRYCKKQVQKCLDARYCKKKVQKCLNTKYCKKKVQKHLNTRYRKKQVQKRLNERYCKKEVQKRFDARYCKKQVQKRLNARYHKKQVQKRLDARYCKKQVQKCLIQGTVRSKYRSERCKVQKCLDARYRKKHVQKRLDARYCKKEVQKFFDARYCKKKVQKCLNTKYCKKKVQKHLNTRYRKKQVQKRLNERYHKKQVQKHLNARYCKKEVQKRFDARYCKKQVQKRLNARYHKKQVQKRLDARSCKKQVQKCLDARYCKKQAQRRFDTSYYKKQVQKCLDASYCKKQVQKRLDARYCKKKVQKRLNTRHCKKQVQKCLDARYRKKHVQKRLDTRYCKKEVQKFFDARYSKKEVQKSLNARYCQKQAQKSLDARDCKKQVQKRLDTRYCKKQVQKCLDARYCKKQAQRRFDTRYCKKQVQKCLDARYCKKKVQKHLNTRHCNKQVQKCLEARYCKKQAQKHLAARYCKKQVQKCLDAKHCKKKLQKRLDTGQFGNGVQSGVEVGLSGCGVLREKEDELSVVCVGYDVEDVGSDDVGERCHVDIEESGAE; this is encoded by the exons ATGAAAGTACAGAAGAGGTTCAGTGCAAGGTACGGTAAGAAGCAAGCACAGAAGTGCCTTGATGCAAGGTATTGTAAGAAGCAACTACAGAAGCGCTTCCATACAAGGTACTGTAAGAAAAAGGTACATAAGCACCTCAATACAAAGTACTGTAAGAAGAAAGTACAGAAGCGCCTCAATGCAAGGTACGATAAGAAGCAAGCACAGAAGTGCCTTGATGCAAGGTATTGTAAGAAGCGAGTACAGAAGCGCTTCCATACAAGGTACTGTAAGAAAAAGGTACATAAGCACCTCAATACAAAGTACTGTAAGAAGAAAGTACAGAAGCGCCTCAATGCAAGGTACGATAAGAAGCAAGCACAGAAGCGCCTTGATGCAAGGTATTGTAAGAAGCAAGTACAGAAGCGCTTCCATACAAGGTACTGTCAGATGAAAGTACAGAAGCGGTTCAATGCAAGGTACGATAAGAAGCAAGCACAGAAGTGCCTTGATGCAAGGTATTGTAAGAAGCAAGTACAGAAGCGCTTCCATACAAGGTACTGTAAGAAAAAGGTACATAAGCACCTCAATACAAAGTACTGTAAGAAGAAAGTACAGAAGCGCCTCAATGCAAGGTACCGTAAGAAGCAAGTACAGAAGCGCTTTGATGCAAGGTACAGTAAGAAGCAAGCACAGAAGTGCCTTGATGCAAGGTATTGTAAGAAGCAAGTACAGAAGCGCTTCCATACAAGGTACTGTAAGAAAAAGGTACATAAGCACCTCAATACAAAGTACTGTAAGAAGAAAGTACAGAAGCGCCTCAATGCAAGGTACCGTAAGAAGCAAGTACAGAAGCGCTTTGATGCAAGGTACAGTAAGAAGCAAGCACAGAAGTGCCTTGATGCAAGGTATTGTAAGAAGCGAGTACAGAACCGCTTCCATACAAGGTACTGTCAGATGAAAGTACAGAAGAGGTTCAATGCAAGGTACGGTAAGAAGCAAGCACAGAAGTGTCTTGATGCAAGGTACTGTAAGAAGCGAGTACAGAAGCGCTTCCATACAAGGTACTGTAAGAAAAAGGTACATAAGCACCTCAATACAAAGTACTGTAAGAAGAAAGTACAGAAGCGCCTCAATGCAAGGTACCGTAAGAAGCAAGTACAGAAGCGCTTTGATGCAAGGTACAGTAAGAAGCAAGCACAGAAGTGCCTTGATGCAAGGTATTGTAAGAAGCGAGTACAGAAGCGCTTCCATACAAGGTACTGTCAGATGAAAGTACAGAAGAGGTTCAATGCAAGGTACGGTAAGAAGCAAGCACAGAAGTGCCTTGATGCAAGGTATTGTAAGAAGCGAGTACAGAAGCGCTTCCATACAAGGTACTGTCAGATGAAAGTACAGAAGAGGTTCAATGCAAGGTACGGTAAGAAGCAAGCACAGAAGTGTCTTGATGCAAGGTACTGTAAGAAGCGAGTACAGAAGCGCTTCCATACAAGGTACTGTAAGAAAAAGGTACATAAGCACCTCAATACAAAGTACTGTAAGAAGAAAGTACAGAAGCGCCTCAATGCAAGGTACCGTAAGAAGCAAGTACAGAAGCGCTTTGATGCAAGGTACAGTAAGAAGCAAGTACAGAAGCGCCTTGATGCAAGTTACTGTAAGAAGCGAGTACAGAAGCGCCTCGATGCAAGGTACCGTAAGAAAAAGGTACATAAGCACCTCAATACAAAGTACTGTAAGAAGAAAGTACAGAAGCGCCTCAATGCAAGGTACCGTAAGAAGCAAGTACAGAAGCGCTTTGATGCAAGGTACAGTAAGAAGCAAGTACAGAAGCGCCTTGATGCAAGGTACTGTAAGAAGCGAGTACAGAAGCGCCTCGATGCAAGGTACTGTAAGAAGCAAGTACAGAAGTGCTTTGATGCAAGGTACGGTATGAAGCAAGTACAGAAGTGCCTTGATGCAAGGTACTGTAAGAAGAAAGCACAGAAGCTCTTCGATGCAAGGTACAGTGAGAAGCAAGTACAGAAGCGCCTCAATGCAAGGTACCGTAAGATGCAAGTACAGAATTGCTTTGATGCAAGGTACCGTGAGAAGCAAGTACAGAAGCACCTCGATGCAAGGTTGTCAGGAATAAG GTACTGTAAGAAGCAAGTACAGAAGTGCCTTGATGCAAGGTACTGTAAGAAAAAAGTACAGAAGTGCCTCAATACAAAGTACTGTAAGAAGAAAGTACAGAAGCACCTCAATACAAGGTACCGTAAGAAGCAAGTACAGAAGCGCCTCAATGAAAGGTACTGTAAGAAGGAAGTACAGAAGCGCTTCGATGCAAGGTACTGTAAGAAGCAAGTACAGAAGCGCCTTAATGCAAGGTACCATAAGAAGCAAGTACAGAAGCGCCTTGATGCAAGGTACTGTAAGAAGCAAGTACAGAAGTGCTTGATACAAGGTACTGTAAGAAGCAAGTACAGAAGTGAACGATGCAAG GTACAGAAGTGCCTAGATGCAAGGTACCGTAAGAAGCATGTACAGAAGCGCCTCGATGCGAGGTACTGTAAGAAGGAAGTACAGAAGTTCTTTGATGCAAGGTACTGTAAGAAAAAAGTACAGAAGTGCCTCAATACAAAGTACTGTAAGAAGAAAGTACAGAAGCACCTCAATACAAGGTACCGTAAGAAGCAAGTACAGAAGCGCCTCAATGAAAGGTACCATAAGAAGCAAGTACAGAAGCACCTCAATGCAAGGTACTGTAAGAAGGAAGTACAGAAGCGTTTCGATGCAAGGTACTGTAAGAAGCAAGTACAGAAGCGCCTTAATGCAAGGTACCATAAGAAGCAAGTACAGAAGCGCCTTGATGCAAG GTCGTGtaagaagcaggtacagaagtgCCTTGATGCAAGGTACTGTAAGAAGCAAGCACAGAGGCGCTTTGATACAAGTTACTATAAGAAGCAAGTACAGAAATGCCTTGATGCAAGTTACTGTAAGAAGCAAGTACAGAAGCGCCTCGATGCAAGGTACTGTAAGAAGAAAGTACAGAAGCGCCTTAATACAAGGCACTGtaagaagcaggtacagaagtgCCTCGATGCAAGGTACCGTAAGAAGCATGTACAGAAGCGCCTCGATACGAGGTACTGTAAGAAGGAAGTACAGAAGTTCTTTGATGCAAGGTACAGTAAGAAGGAAGTACAGAAGAGCCTCAATGCAAGGTACTGTCAGAAGCAAGCCCAGAAGAGCCTCGATGCAAGGGACTGTAAGAAGCAAGTACAGAAGCGCCTCGATACAAGGTACTGtaagaagcaggtacagaagtgCCTTGATGCAAGGTACTGTAAGAAGCAAGCACAGAGGCGCTTTGATACAAGATACTGTAAGAAGCAAGTACAGAAGTGCCTTGATGCAAGGTACTGTAAGAAGAAAGTACAGAAGCACCTCAATACAAGGCACTGTAACAAGCAGGTACAGAAGTGCCTCGAAGCAAGGTACTGTAAGAAGCAAGCACAGAAGCACCTTGCTGCAAGGTACTGTAAGAAGCAAGTACAGAAGTGCCTAGATGCAAAGCACTGTAAGAAGAAATTACAGAAGCGCCTCGATACAGGGCAAT ttggcaatggcgtgcagtctggtgtggaggttggtcttagtgGTTGCGGGGTCCTCCGTGAgaaagaggatgagctgagtgtcgtctgcgtaggatacgaTGTTGAGgacgtgggatcggacgatgttggcgagcggtgccatgtagacattgaagagagtggggctgagtga